TTTGCCGATCGTCAATTGCGATGATCTTGCACAGATCAATGCATGCAGCGCATGTGGCGCCGGCCCTGGCAGGCCAGGCTGCGAAACGACCACAGCGATTTGACGTAGGCGACGACGTTGCGCACGGCCTCGCCATCGAGCAGATCCTTCCAGGCGATCATGCGCTCGTTGCGCGGCGAGCCCTCGCGGATGGTCTGGGCGAGCTGGGCGTCTGCGTGGTGCCAGCCGTGCCCCGAATCGTCGAGCGGCGGCGCCACCGGCAGGCCGTTCTCGTCGCGGGCATGGATGTCGCCGGGTTTCTCGCCGCGGCCCTTTTCGCCGTGGCAGGCCTGGCAGTTCTCCTCGAAAACCCGGCGCCCGGCTGTGATGCGCTCCGGCACCTGGTCGCGCCAGCCCTCGATGCTCAGCCAGCTTTGGCCGGCGTCGTTGCTGATCATCACGCCGCCGGTATCGGCGGCGGCGTAGAAGCGCCGGGGATTACCCGGATCGATCACCAGATCCATCAAGGCCCGGTCCTGGTAGGCGGTCGAGATGTCGCTCCAGGTGCGCCCGCCGTCCTCTGAGCGCACCAGGCCGTGGCGGTGGATGAAGCTGGTCAGGCGGCCTCCGGTCTCGGCGTTGACGAAGGTCGCCGGGGCCTTGGCCGGATGACGGCGCTGCCAGGTGGTGCCGCTGTCGGGGCTGGCGAAAAGGCCGGCCCGCGTGGCGGCATAGACGCTTTTGGGATCATTCGGCGCCACCGCCAGGTCGAAGGCCTCGGCCGGCAGCTTGCCGCCGGCCTGCCAGCTGCGGCCGCCGTCGTGGCTCAGCCTCAGGCCGGCCTCTTTGGCGAAGCCGTAGATGGTGGCCGGCGCGCTCGGCGCCACCGCCAGGGCATGGAAGGCCAGCGCCTGATCGCCGCCCTTGGCGCGTTGCCGCCAAGTCGCACCGCCGTCCTCTGAAAGCAAAAAGCCGAGCCGCTTGTCCTTGCCCTTGTAGCCGCCGGCGTAGCGCACCCCGGGAAGGTCGGGATGCGGGGCCAGGCTCATGACAACACCGGGCGAGCGGCCCGGCCGGCGCGCCTGCAGGTTGGCGTCGACCCACAGCAGGCCCTCGGAGCCGGCCGCCTCCAGCCGCTGCTCGGCGCCGGCAAAGGAAAGCGCGGTGATGAACGATACCTGATGCAGTGATCCCAATACCTCGACATGGGATTTTTCGGCCCGGGCCGGCGCCTGGAGCAGTACCAGGGCAACCATGATCGGGAGCAGAACAAGAAAACTCATAACCAGCCAAGTCCTCTCTTTGTGGCCAGCCGGCGAGGCCAGGATCAAGGTGGGAAAAATCGCGCTGATGATCCATACTGCTGCCGGGAAAAGGTCGTTGAGCCGACCATCAACAAGAATAGCATTTCCACCTGACAGAGGGGGTTCTCATGTCTCGCATACTGACTGGACTATTTGTAGCGCTGGCGCTGGCCTTTGCCGGCGGCGCCCA
The sequence above is a segment of the Alphaproteobacteria bacterium genome. Coding sequences within it:
- a CDS encoding c-type cytochrome, with the protein product MVALVLLQAPARAEKSHVEVLGSLHQVSFITALSFAGAEQRLEAAGSEGLLWVDANLQARRPGRSPGVVMSLAPHPDLPGVRYAGGYKGKDKRLGFLLSEDGGATWRQRAKGGDQALAFHALAVAPSAPATIYGFAKEAGLRLSHDGGRSWQAGGKLPAEAFDLAVAPNDPKSVYAATRAGLFASPDSGTTWQRRHPAKAPATFVNAETGGRLTSFIHRHGLVRSEDGGRTWSDISTAYQDRALMDLVIDPGNPRRFYAAADTGGVMISNDAGQSWLSIEGWRDQVPERITAGRRVFEENCQACHGEKGRGEKPGDIHARDENGLPVAPPLDDSGHGWHHADAQLAQTIREGSPRNERMIAWKDLLDGEAVRNVVAYVKSLWSFRSLACQGRRHMRCMH